In Marinomonas posidonica IVIA-Po-181, a single window of DNA contains:
- a CDS encoding SLC13 family permease, translating to MSDKMASNVSGSNQVSVPANKSWLLYLIIISALCLTSISQLYLTWAQSLTAGLLFACITLWATSIVPAYLPALGLFACATATELAPNQVVFAGFHSSTFWLLFSGMVFGAAIKHTGLNQRATFLLTRILGNSYQGTIIKIAFFAMALAFLIPSGVGRVVLIIPIVATLADHFGYQENSNGRTGMLLAAAFGTFSPAFAILPANAPNMLLAGMLEALYDSPVSYWQYLTLHFPVLGLGKLVMITGIILWLFPDQDPEKNLTHKVEETKMSQIEKRLLWVLCVCFAFWFTDTLHQISPGWIGLIAAIICLWPKSGLTNKQCIDKDIQYGTLFFAGGVIGLSAITAYSGLGDILVNTLTSAVPFSADSSFINLGLLTLISTCVAVVTNLTGVPAIMTPMAEHLADITGLSTQAVLMSQVLAFSNVLLPYQAPPLITAIALGKLSIKAVSKVCLLSFLFTSILLLPLNLLWWQLLNMI from the coding sequence GTGCCAGCCAATAAATCTTGGCTCTTATATTTGATCATCATCAGTGCCCTTTGTTTAACATCCATTAGTCAGCTGTATTTAACCTGGGCACAAAGCCTCACCGCAGGGTTACTGTTCGCCTGTATTACCCTTTGGGCGACCTCAATCGTACCTGCGTATTTACCCGCGTTGGGATTATTTGCCTGTGCCACGGCCACTGAATTGGCGCCCAATCAAGTGGTCTTTGCGGGCTTCCATTCATCCACCTTCTGGTTGCTATTCAGTGGTATGGTCTTCGGGGCCGCCATTAAACACACGGGGTTAAACCAGCGCGCCACCTTCTTACTCACCCGTATTCTGGGTAACAGCTATCAAGGTACCATTATTAAGATTGCGTTCTTCGCTATGGCTCTGGCGTTCTTAATTCCTTCGGGCGTTGGCCGCGTCGTACTCATTATTCCCATCGTGGCGACCTTAGCGGATCATTTTGGTTACCAAGAAAATTCGAATGGCCGAACCGGTATGTTGTTAGCGGCCGCCTTTGGCACCTTTTCTCCCGCATTTGCTATCCTTCCCGCCAATGCCCCAAACATGCTGTTGGCTGGTATGTTAGAGGCCCTTTATGACTCACCTGTGTCCTATTGGCAATATTTAACCCTGCATTTTCCAGTACTAGGTTTGGGGAAATTGGTGATGATTACGGGGATCATTTTGTGGCTATTCCCTGATCAAGACCCTGAGAAAAACCTAACCCATAAAGTTGAAGAAACCAAGATGAGTCAAATCGAAAAACGCTTACTCTGGGTGTTATGCGTTTGTTTTGCCTTCTGGTTCACGGATACCTTGCATCAGATTTCCCCCGGTTGGATTGGTTTAATCGCCGCCATTATTTGCCTATGGCCTAAATCCGGTTTAACCAATAAACAATGCATTGATAAAGACATCCAATACGGTACGCTGTTCTTCGCAGGTGGTGTGATCGGGCTAAGTGCTATCACAGCTTACTCTGGTTTAGGCGATATTTTGGTCAATACCTTAACCAGTGCAGTGCCCTTTTCAGCGGACTCGTCTTTCATTAATCTTGGGTTACTCACCTTAATTTCCACCTGTGTTGCCGTGGTGACCAACTTAACTGGTGTACCAGCCATCATGACACCCATGGCGGAGCATTTGGCGGACATTACCGGCTTGTCAACTCAAGCGGTACTGATGAGTCAGGTTCTGGCCTTCTCTAACGTCTTGTTACCCTATCAAGCCCCCCCACTCATTACCGCCATTGCCCTTGGTAAATTGTCCATCAAAGCCGTTTCCAAAGTGTGCCTATTGAGTTTTTTGTTTACCAGTATTTTGTTATTACCTTTAAATTTACTCTGGTGGCAACTGCTTAATATGATTTGA